One genomic segment of Podarcis raffonei isolate rPodRaf1 chromosome 7, rPodRaf1.pri, whole genome shotgun sequence includes these proteins:
- the LOC128417895 gene encoding dynein axonemal heavy chain 3-like isoform X2 has protein sequence MPALEGPFSALHPLKLTNTSFVNCINDPPGPVLLGMENVKKTPERKPDSTGSGSSKMVVRHLKFLDSLKTSDKENFLPAVMKRSREKLWTFSQVDFQPSFIEPAVSSACKGLCQGVGFMEAYDRAANVVAPKHQELRKEEGLHTLLVQKLNTDRDELKKVTDRLRDLNDELESLNNRKKELENSIEERSQNLEIAERMSLGGKEDRGTEAASYNLSIIKVSDSTYVRTLENAIQFGTLVLLENIGEEELGAISEPVLLMATFKQQGVEYRRLRENVLEYSSNFKFLLNGFLVEYYLEESGHVTKEPMSLVMLKQVDFKEICICFHYLPYLLQAQYYEQRLRENVVEYSSNFKFLLNGFLVEYYLEESDHVTKEPMSLVMLKQAAVSDAKEQLVGADEKEANEAAAIAQGIQEECEGELAEAMPAMNTPLNETTHSGEE, from the exons ATGCCCGCCCTGGAAGGTCCATTTTCGGCTCTCCATCCCCTGAAGCTGACAAATACCTCATTTGTCAACTGCATAAACGATCCACCAGGACCTGTCTTGTTGGGCATGGAAAATGTGAAAAAAACGCCAGAAAGAAAACCTGATTCAACTGGAAGcg GTAGTTCCAAAATGGTTGTAAGGCACCTGAAATTCCTCGACTCCTTGAAGACTTCTGACAAAGAGAATTTCCTCCCAGCTGTAATGAAGAGAAGTAGAGAGAAGTTGTGGACTTTCAGCCAGGTGGACTTTCAGCCATCTTTCATAGAGCCAGCTGTATCATCTGCCTGCAAAGGCTTGTGCCAAGGAGTTGGATTCATGGAAGCGTACGACCGGGCAGCAAACGTGGTGGCCCCAAAACATCAAGaactcaggaaagaggaagggtTGCACACTCTACTGGTGCAGAAGCTCAATACGGACAGAGACGAACTAAAGAAAGTAACTGACCGCCTCCGGGACCTGAACGATGAACTTGAATCACTTAATAACCGGAAGAAAGAACTTGAAAACAGCATTGAGGAACGCTCTCAAAATCTGGAAATTGCTGAAAGGATGAgcttgggaggaaaggaggatAGGGGCACGGAAGCAGCAAGCTATAATCTTTCCATTATCAAGGTGTCTGACTCCACTTACGTAAGGACTTTGGAGAACGCCATCCAGTTTGGAACCCTAGTCTTGCTTGAAAATATCGGCGAGGAAGAGTTGGGTGCCATCTCAGAGCCAGTGCTGCTAATGGCAACTTTCAAACAGCAGGGTGTAGAGTACAGGAGACTGAGAGAGAACGTTCTTGAGTACTCAAGCAATTTCAAGTTTTTACTCAATGGATTTCTAGTGGAATACTACTTGGAGGAGTCTGGCCACGTCACCAAGGAGCCCATGTCTCTGGTTATGTTGAAACAGGTAGATTTTAAGGAAATTTGTATCTGTTTTCATTATCTGCCATATCTGTTGCAAGCTCAGTATTATGAACAGAGACTGAGAGAGAACGTTGTTGAGTACTCAAGCAATTTCAAGTTTTTACTCAATGGATTTCTAGTGGAATACTACTTGGAGGAGTCTGACCACGTCACCAAGGAGCCCATGTCTCTGGTTATGTTGAAACAG GCTGCAGTTTCTGATGCCAAGGAACAGCTAGTGGGTGCAGATGAAAAGGAAGCCAATGAAGCGGCCGCTATTGCCCAGGGTATTCAG GAGGAGTGCGAGGGAGAACTTGCCGAGGCAATGCCAGCCATGAACACTCCCCTGAATGAAACTACACATTCTGGGGAAGAATAA